Proteins from one Terriglobia bacterium genomic window:
- a CDS encoding CoA transferase: MTTSDNTTLLQGVKIVSLALNVPGPVTAARLTKLGAEVTKVEPPTGDATKIAAPALYESLCQGQTVLRLDLKSPEGRAELDDLLAKADLLLASFRPSALQRLRLDWESLHARHPKLCFVGIIGYPAPHQERTGHDLTYQCDLGLVRPPQMPPTLFIDLAGAERAVSMALALLNRSARKGEAGCAWVSLHECARDLAMPLKAGLTTSNGLLGGAYPLYGFYRTNDGWIAVAALEPHFAQKLLSELGLKKADRTALERIFLQRKAASWEKWAAELDLPLVAVREAG, from the coding sequence ATGACCACGAGTGATAATACGACTCTCTTGCAGGGAGTAAAGATCGTAAGCCTGGCGCTGAATGTTCCCGGGCCTGTGACAGCGGCGCGCCTGACCAAGCTTGGGGCTGAGGTCACTAAAGTCGAGCCACCGACTGGAGACGCCACCAAGATCGCTGCGCCAGCATTGTACGAATCGCTCTGCCAAGGGCAAACGGTATTGCGCCTGGATCTTAAATCTCCGGAAGGACGCGCAGAGCTGGATGATTTGCTGGCGAAGGCGGACTTGTTGCTCGCGTCATTTCGTCCGTCGGCATTGCAGAGGCTGCGGCTGGATTGGGAAAGTCTGCATGCTCGCCATCCCAAGCTGTGTTTTGTAGGGATCATTGGATACCCTGCTCCACACCAGGAGCGTACCGGCCACGATCTGACCTATCAGTGTGATTTGGGGCTGGTGCGGCCGCCGCAGATGCCGCCAACTTTGTTTATCGACCTTGCGGGTGCTGAAAGGGCTGTAAGCATGGCGCTGGCGCTTCTGAATCGATCGGCGCGCAAAGGCGAGGCAGGCTGCGCGTGGGTTTCCCTTCATGAATGCGCGCGCGATCTGGCGATGCCGCTCAAAGCCGGTCTTACAACGTCCAACGGATTGCTGGGAGGAGCGTACCCGCTTTATGGTTTTTATCGGACCAACGATGGATGGATTGCCGTAGCGGCGCTGGAGCCGCATTTTGCGCAAAAGCTGCTGTCTGAACTTGGCCTCAAGAAAGCGGACCGCACAGCACTTGAACGCATCTTTCTCCAACGCAAAGCCGCGTCCTGGGAAAAATGGGCGGCGGAACTCGACCTGCCGCTGGTCGCGGTGCGAGAGGCAGGATGA
- a CDS encoding Xaa-Pro peptidase family protein produces the protein MRKLALLICSWMLVAGIYANATERQNNADYHARRVALAKQMEGGTLVLFAPTEAEGPNNLYGFRQDDNFFYLTGWLEPGAALLINSNPYVEILFLAEHNVTQEKWTGPKLGPENPQAPQQTGFDKVESLDKMHDELLKLLPQPRATVYSDLGANGATTASTGPLEWLRRGNSFPNYVSFKDAKPLIARLRTVKDAGELKMISRASDASVAAHLAALKAIHAGVNEREISALMQYEFGKRGCERPAYAPIVGSGFFSTVLHYSADDRTMQDGDLVVMDVGGEYSMYATDITRTAPVNGKFTARQREIYNIVLASQEAAMQAFQAGKSKLPTSRTDPDSLYKIAFDYINTHGKDLHGEPLGKYFIHGLGHHVGLNVHDANDPSMPIDKGMVFTLEPGIYIPEEKLGVRIEDIFAVGQDGKLIMLSHGLPRTADEVEKAMAK, from the coding sequence ATGCGAAAACTAGCCTTACTGATATGTTCGTGGATGTTGGTTGCGGGCATCTATGCCAACGCAACTGAACGCCAGAACAATGCGGACTACCATGCTCGTCGGGTAGCACTGGCCAAACAGATGGAAGGCGGCACTCTCGTCCTGTTTGCTCCCACTGAGGCTGAAGGCCCCAATAACCTTTACGGCTTTCGCCAGGACGATAACTTCTTTTATCTCACCGGATGGCTGGAACCCGGCGCGGCGCTGCTCATCAATTCCAATCCTTACGTCGAGATTCTTTTTCTGGCTGAGCACAACGTAACCCAGGAAAAATGGACTGGCCCCAAGCTCGGCCCGGAAAACCCTCAAGCGCCGCAGCAGACTGGCTTTGACAAGGTCGAGAGCCTGGACAAGATGCATGATGAGTTGCTCAAGCTTCTGCCTCAGCCTCGCGCAACTGTTTATTCCGATCTTGGCGCCAACGGCGCGACGACGGCCTCAACTGGCCCGCTGGAATGGCTGCGTCGCGGTAACTCATTCCCAAATTACGTTTCTTTCAAGGACGCCAAGCCGCTGATCGCCCGCCTGCGCACCGTTAAAGATGCCGGCGAGCTGAAGATGATTAGTCGGGCGTCAGACGCTTCAGTCGCCGCTCACCTTGCCGCATTGAAAGCTATTCATGCCGGCGTCAATGAACGTGAGATTTCCGCGCTGATGCAGTATGAATTTGGCAAGCGCGGCTGTGAGCGTCCTGCTTACGCGCCTATTGTTGGATCAGGGTTCTTCTCCACTGTTCTGCACTATTCCGCTGATGACCGCACCATGCAGGATGGAGACCTAGTTGTAATGGACGTAGGCGGCGAGTATTCGATGTACGCCACCGATATCACGCGGACAGCCCCTGTCAATGGCAAGTTCACCGCCCGCCAACGCGAGATTTACAACATTGTTCTGGCTTCGCAGGAAGCGGCGATGCAGGCGTTCCAGGCGGGAAAATCCAAGCTCCCCACCAGCCGCACCGATCCAGATTCACTGTACAAAATCGCTTTTGACTACATCAATACGCACGGCAAAGATCTTCATGGCGAGCCGCTGGGCAAATACTTCATCCACGGTCTGGGACACCACGTGGGGCTCAACGTCCATGATGCGAACGATCCTTCTATGCCGATTGACAAAGGCATGGTGTTCACGCTGGAGCCTGGTATCTATATTCCGGAAGAAAAGCTCGGCGTCCGCATTGAAGATATATTTGCCGTGGGCCAGGACGGCAAACTCATCATGCTCAGCCATGGCCTGCCGCGCACCGCCGACGAAGTTGAAAAAGCGATGGCGAAGTAA
- a CDS encoding insulinase family protein — protein MKSARIKPLLCGLLLSLATATFAQSKLPKVEFTDTTLDNGLRVIIVPEHTAPVIAISLTYNTGSRNEKQGRTGFAHLFEHMMFEGSANVGKGEHMLLVQNYGGSLNGSTNNDQTNYFEELPKNQLDMALFLESDRMKALNITQANLDNQRNAVQEERRLRVDNQPYGKSFEELEAMAYDNFAYHHSVIGSMDDLNAATLDDVKDFFRIYYAPNNVVLVLTGDLDPKETLAKVKKYFGSIPRQPAPPAVDMKEPEHDKERRKTLNDPLARLPQYRAVYLAPPGNTPDTYILRVLAALLSDGRSSRFYQHLISEKQLALNVNAGFQSRRGPSLFNVGGFPRPGVKVEDLEKAIDDEIEAIKKDGPTPQEMQKVRTIFLRQSIQTRASVLGMANLIGTQTVWYNEPNLINSAYEKLAAVTAEQVKQAAQKYLVSAHRAVVITVPEARGAVSGAAGMR, from the coding sequence GTGAAAAGTGCACGTATCAAGCCGTTGCTGTGTGGGTTGCTGCTCTCTCTGGCCACGGCAACTTTTGCGCAATCGAAACTTCCCAAAGTGGAATTCACGGATACCACGCTTGATAATGGCTTGCGGGTGATCATCGTTCCCGAGCACACAGCCCCCGTGATCGCCATCTCTCTCACCTACAATACCGGTTCGCGCAATGAAAAGCAGGGGCGCACGGGATTCGCCCATCTATTCGAGCACATGATGTTTGAAGGCTCCGCCAATGTCGGAAAAGGCGAGCACATGCTGCTGGTCCAGAACTACGGCGGCTCCCTCAACGGCAGCACCAACAACGACCAGACTAACTATTTTGAAGAGCTACCGAAGAACCAGCTCGACATGGCATTGTTTTTGGAATCGGACAGGATGAAGGCGCTGAACATTACCCAGGCGAACCTGGACAACCAGCGCAACGCCGTGCAGGAAGAACGCCGCCTGCGAGTGGATAACCAGCCTTATGGCAAATCGTTTGAAGAGCTGGAAGCCATGGCGTATGACAATTTCGCCTACCATCATTCGGTAATCGGCTCCATGGACGACCTGAACGCCGCTACGCTGGACGACGTAAAAGACTTCTTCCGCATTTATTACGCGCCGAACAACGTGGTGTTGGTGCTGACCGGGGATCTTGATCCGAAAGAGACGCTGGCGAAGGTGAAGAAATACTTCGGCAGCATTCCGCGGCAACCGGCGCCGCCTGCCGTCGATATGAAAGAGCCGGAGCACGACAAGGAAAGGCGCAAGACGCTCAACGATCCGCTGGCACGTCTTCCCCAGTACCGCGCCGTATACCTCGCTCCTCCGGGAAATACGCCTGACACGTACATTCTGCGCGTCCTTGCAGCCTTACTTTCTGATGGCCGCAGCTCGCGCTTCTACCAGCATCTGATTTCTGAGAAGCAACTGGCGCTGAACGTCAATGCCGGTTTTCAGTCGAGGCGGGGTCCCAGCCTGTTCAACGTGGGCGGGTTTCCGCGACCCGGTGTGAAGGTAGAGGACCTGGAAAAAGCCATCGACGATGAAATTGAAGCCATCAAGAAAGATGGCCCCACACCGCAGGAGATGCAGAAAGTACGCACCATTTTCCTCCGGCAGTCGATCCAGACGCGCGCTTCAGTTCTGGGGATGGCAAACCTGATTGGCACACAGACGGTCTGGTACAACGAACCCAATCTGATCAATAGCGCATATGAGAAGCTGGCGGCTGTCACCGCCGAGCAGGTAAAGCAGGCAGCGCAAAAGTATCTGGTGTCCGCTCATCGTGCTGTTGTGATCACTGTCCCTGAGGCCCGTGGTGCGGTTTCCGGCGCGGCAGGAATGCGGTAA
- a CDS encoding insulinase family protein has translation MLKKILTLNFALFLFTAGLFAQQPQGPGPDSKQLPSKVQRLNKAPVNNEILKVKLPHPVEVALPNGLTMMVLEQHRLPTVYFSLWIKSGALSDPKDMPGLASFTAELLRDGTAKRNSTQIATDLDEMGATFNADAAFGSNVTTITSSGLSQSADKLMDIMSDIVLNPSFPADELQKYQRREGARLIQMRSNAAFLARERFNRAVYGEFAAAVLSPTSDSLKKASPEILKGFHDKYYAPNNAIFAVSGDITVAQATELAKKYFGAWKNHPIDAPGIGTVPALTSAKTILVDRPGSVQSNILAGGLSLKRSDPDYIPLVVMNRILGGGAAARLFSNLREEKGYTYGAYSRVSSDLYPGSFVANTEVRNAVTDGSLHELMYEFKRLRDEKVPQGELEESKRSIISSFALSLENPAGIVNSWMAVKYYGLSKDYWDHYSDELAKVDADTVQRMARKYVDLDHLQVVVVGDAKQVRDAVAKYGTVEVYDAEGKPVEAKPAEAKQDAAPGTK, from the coding sequence ATGCTGAAGAAAATACTGACACTCAATTTCGCGCTTTTCCTGTTTACAGCTGGTTTGTTCGCACAGCAGCCGCAAGGGCCGGGGCCCGACAGCAAGCAGTTGCCTTCCAAAGTGCAGCGGCTCAATAAGGCGCCGGTAAACAATGAGATTTTAAAGGTGAAGTTGCCGCACCCGGTGGAAGTAGCTCTGCCTAACGGCCTCACCATGATGGTGCTTGAGCAGCACCGCCTGCCAACCGTCTATTTCAGCCTGTGGATCAAATCAGGCGCGCTCTCTGATCCGAAAGATATGCCCGGCCTCGCATCATTCACTGCCGAGTTGCTCCGCGATGGCACCGCAAAACGAAATAGCACGCAGATCGCCACTGACCTGGACGAGATGGGGGCCACATTTAATGCTGATGCCGCTTTTGGCTCAAACGTGACCACCATCACGTCGTCTGGTCTGAGCCAATCGGCCGACAAGCTGATGGACATCATGAGCGACATCGTGCTTAATCCCAGCTTCCCCGCCGACGAGTTGCAGAAATATCAACGGCGGGAAGGCGCACGGCTGATTCAGATGCGCTCGAATGCTGCCTTTCTGGCGCGCGAACGTTTCAACCGCGCGGTCTATGGCGAATTTGCCGCAGCGGTGCTGTCGCCTACGTCCGACTCTCTGAAGAAAGCCTCACCGGAAATATTGAAAGGCTTTCACGATAAATACTATGCGCCCAACAATGCCATTTTCGCCGTGTCCGGTGACATAACGGTTGCACAGGCAACCGAGCTGGCAAAAAAATACTTTGGCGCGTGGAAAAACCATCCCATCGATGCGCCCGGCATTGGGACTGTGCCGGCGCTCACTTCAGCAAAGACCATTCTGGTGGACCGGCCTGGATCAGTGCAGAGCAACATCCTTGCCGGAGGGCTTTCGCTTAAACGGTCTGATCCTGACTATATCCCACTGGTCGTGATGAACCGCATTCTGGGCGGCGGAGCGGCGGCGCGACTCTTTTCCAATCTTCGCGAAGAAAAGGGCTACACCTACGGGGCTTACAGCCGAGTGAGCAGCGATCTCTATCCCGGGTCGTTTGTGGCCAATACAGAAGTGCGCAACGCAGTGACTGACGGATCACTGCATGAGCTGATGTATGAGTTCAAGCGGCTGCGGGACGAGAAAGTTCCCCAGGGCGAACTGGAAGAATCCAAGCGCTCTATCATCTCCAGCTTTGCGCTGTCCCTGGAGAACCCGGCGGGAATCGTCAACAGTTGGATGGCGGTGAAGTATTACGGCCTGAGCAAGGACTATTGGGACCATTACTCAGACGAGTTGGCCAAGGTGGACGCTGACACAGTCCAGCGGATGGCGCGAAAGTATGTTGATCTGGACCATTTGCAGGTTGTAGTGGTGGGCGATGCCAAGCAGGTGCGCGACGCGGTGGCCAAGTACGGGACTGTTGAAGTGTACGACGCGGAAGGCAAGCCCGTGGAAGCCAAGCCAGCAGAAGCCAAACAAGATGCAGCGCCCGGCACAAAGTAA
- a CDS encoding SDR family oxidoreductase, whose translation MFEKNLLAGKRILVTGGATGLGKSMGKRFLELGASLYICGRREDVLTEAADELSKATGGTVKTFSCDVRDNQRVNAMIDEIWQDGPLDALVNNAAGNFLCRTEELSIGAFEAVIGIVLMGTLHCTMACGKRWIKEKRKASVLSITTTYAQWGSPYVVPSSVAKAGVLNMTRSLAVEWGKYGIRFNAIAPGPVPTEGAFSRLMPVKSLEEIAKKKNPLGRFGTHEELADLAAFVLSDRSGYVNGEQIVMDGGEQLKGASEFGHMGDMLTEEQWQMMKPKKKG comes from the coding sequence GTGTTTGAAAAGAACTTACTCGCAGGCAAGAGAATTCTGGTCACCGGCGGGGCAACCGGCCTGGGCAAGAGCATGGGCAAACGCTTCCTTGAACTGGGCGCATCGCTATACATCTGCGGACGGCGCGAAGACGTGCTTACGGAAGCCGCCGATGAGCTAAGCAAAGCTACTGGCGGGACGGTGAAGACGTTTTCCTGCGATGTTCGCGATAATCAGCGAGTCAATGCCATGATCGACGAGATCTGGCAAGATGGGCCGCTGGACGCGCTGGTGAACAACGCTGCCGGTAATTTTCTCTGCCGCACAGAAGAGCTTTCCATTGGAGCGTTTGAAGCTGTGATCGGAATCGTGCTCATGGGCACGCTTCATTGCACCATGGCGTGCGGCAAGCGGTGGATCAAAGAAAAGCGCAAAGCCAGCGTCCTGAGCATCACCACCACGTACGCCCAGTGGGGCTCGCCTTATGTGGTGCCTTCGTCGGTGGCCAAGGCGGGCGTGTTGAACATGACGCGCAGCCTCGCGGTGGAGTGGGGGAAATACGGAATTCGATTTAACGCCATCGCGCCCGGTCCGGTCCCGACAGAAGGCGCATTCTCGCGGTTGATGCCCGTGAAATCCCTGGAAGAAATCGCAAAGAAGAAAAATCCTCTGGGACGTTTTGGCACGCATGAAGAGCTGGCCGACCTGGCGGCCTTTGTGCTGAGCGACCGATCAGGCTACGTGAACGGAGAACAAATCGTTATGGACGGCGGCGAGCAACTCAAAGGCGCAAGCGAGTTCGGGCATATGGGCGATATGCTGACGGAAGAGCAGTGGCAAATGATGAAGCCGAAGAAGAAAGGCTAG
- a CDS encoding NADP-dependent isocitrate dehydrogenase — protein sequence MASSYNGVPLPAGGSPITYSGGKMQVPDNPIIPYIEGDGTGRDIWAASVRVFDGAVEKAYGGKRKIHWYEIFAGEKAFTKFKDWLPQGSVDAARDLHVSIKGPLTTPIGGGIRSLNVALRQIMDLYACIRPVRYYSGVPSPVKHPDQLNVIIFRENTEDVYAGIEWKQGTPEVKKLIDYLNNTMLAGTKKHIREDSGIGIKPISIFGTKRLVRMAIQHAVKNKRRSVTLVHKGNIQKFTEGAFREWGYEVARDEFRDLIVTERESWILDNKDRNPNLSIEQNAAMVEPGMDFAPASFRQEVEAEVKHVLDSLAKSHGNGEWKKKIMVNDRIADSIFQQVIIRPAEYDILATPNLNGDYISDACAAQVGGLGIAPGANVGDQHAVFEATHGTAPKYADKDVINPGSVILSGVMMLDYLGWSEAARMIETSLEATIQQKFVTYDFERLMPGSTKVKTSEFAKHMVENMVDRRKKTAV from the coding sequence ATGGCGTCATCTTATAACGGGGTTCCACTGCCGGCAGGCGGCAGCCCCATTACTTACAGCGGCGGCAAGATGCAGGTTCCGGATAATCCAATCATCCCTTACATTGAAGGTGACGGCACGGGCCGCGACATATGGGCCGCATCTGTTCGTGTGTTCGATGGCGCTGTGGAGAAAGCTTACGGCGGCAAGCGCAAGATTCACTGGTATGAAATCTTTGCTGGTGAGAAGGCGTTTACTAAATTCAAAGATTGGCTGCCGCAAGGCTCGGTTGACGCGGCGCGTGATCTCCATGTTTCCATCAAAGGCCCGCTCACCACGCCTATTGGCGGTGGCATTCGTTCGCTGAACGTCGCCTTGCGGCAGATCATGGACCTTTATGCATGTATTCGTCCCGTACGCTATTACTCAGGCGTGCCTTCGCCGGTAAAGCATCCTGACCAGCTTAACGTGATCATCTTTCGCGAAAACACTGAAGATGTTTACGCGGGAATCGAATGGAAGCAGGGAACGCCTGAAGTAAAAAAGCTGATCGATTATCTCAACAACACCATGCTGGCCGGGACCAAAAAGCACATCCGCGAAGATTCCGGCATCGGCATCAAGCCGATTTCCATCTTCGGCACCAAGCGCCTAGTGCGCATGGCGATCCAGCACGCGGTCAAGAACAAGCGCCGTTCCGTGACTCTGGTACACAAAGGCAACATCCAGAAATTTACTGAGGGCGCATTCCGCGAGTGGGGTTATGAAGTAGCGCGCGACGAATTCCGCGACCTGATTGTCACAGAGCGCGAGAGCTGGATTCTGGATAACAAAGATAGGAATCCAAACCTGAGCATTGAGCAGAACGCCGCGATGGTCGAGCCCGGAATGGACTTTGCGCCTGCCAGTTTCAGGCAGGAAGTTGAGGCCGAAGTAAAGCATGTGCTCGATTCGCTCGCTAAATCGCACGGCAATGGCGAGTGGAAAAAGAAGATCATGGTCAATGACCGCATTGCTGACTCGATCTTCCAGCAGGTCATCATCCGTCCGGCGGAGTATGACATTCTGGCGACGCCCAACCTGAATGGCGACTATATCTCTGACGCCTGTGCGGCTCAGGTCGGCGGGCTGGGAATCGCCCCGGGAGCCAACGTAGGCGATCAGCACGCTGTTTTTGAAGCCACACACGGTACGGCGCCAAAGTATGCAGATAAAGACGTGATCAATCCGGGATCAGTGATTCTTTCCGGCGTAATGATGCTCGATTACCTTGGCTGGTCAGAAGCCGCGCGCATGATTGAAACCTCTCTGGAAGCAACGATCCAACAGAAGTTCGTCACGTATGACTTTGAGCGTCTGATGCCAGGCTCCACCAAGGTAAAAACCAGCGAGTTTGCCAAGCACATGGTTGAAAACATGGTTGACCGGCGCAAGAAAACAGCAGTGTAG